A single Desulfuromonadaceae bacterium DNA region contains:
- a CDS encoding GAF domain-containing protein, with product MVMTNRQVGSRCRLYSLFGLFLGVLAPIGWAFLRLIVFWDANLSIIDQVTGDVFTSVESQLRYAYMGGGTALVLAFLGYQIGRRTEDIYTRAEALGKLNKTIDEQKNIYEKRFTDLNAGIKNFHTISSQIQKTLDRDIVLNLTVDGLHNVLGYDRVNLFLVDRENNCLRAVAMRGETVHDIGNISLPLDQRAGSFYKVIKEGEVLLVEDISELSQEYHLQPPCNAIKQLYSKSFIICPIIVRGEVVGLYGIDNCFSGKPLNDSDADTVKLFADQVATTLTKIRMINVIETLTNELEHTFKELLKFREEHRRLDLALNQATTSTGEAISEISDAAGVVHEAVDVTRSTASEMSATIEEVSENLGRLTDCVDKSISAMTEISATIKSVEENSSRSHDMSQTVMERAEVGARAVTDTLTGLQGISSAVESAVAAIERLLDKGDEIGNITTVINEITQKTNLLALNAAIIAAQAGEHGRSFAVVADEVRNLSLEAADSTGAIEQIISEIQMLTQETVHNISQTRTLVNDGVKFGHGMEESLRDILDGAFQAMNMSSEMSVATQEVSRSADSVSHSITELGDMASRISTASREQTLATHNIAEAIEEIKRLTDDMVEATEIQKSNTRDIESAVGSVSSMVTRIFSEIENRQKGSCKIIESLEALKGVTD from the coding sequence ATGGTTATGACAAATCGTCAGGTTGGAAGTCGCTGTCGTCTTTATTCGCTCTTTGGCCTTTTTCTCGGGGTTCTCGCTCCTATCGGCTGGGCATTTTTACGGTTGATCGTTTTCTGGGATGCCAATCTGTCGATCATCGACCAGGTAACGGGAGATGTCTTTACCAGTGTTGAGTCACAATTGCGCTATGCCTACATGGGGGGAGGGACGGCCCTGGTCCTTGCGTTTCTTGGTTATCAAATCGGGCGCCGGACGGAAGATATTTATACACGTGCGGAGGCTCTCGGCAAACTGAATAAAACCATTGATGAACAGAAAAATATTTACGAAAAACGCTTTACCGATCTGAACGCCGGAATCAAAAATTTTCACACCATCAGCAGTCAGATTCAGAAAACCCTTGATCGTGATATTGTCCTGAATCTTACTGTCGACGGTTTGCACAATGTTCTTGGCTACGACCGCGTCAATTTGTTTTTGGTTGATCGTGAGAACAACTGTTTGCGGGCGGTGGCGATGCGCGGTGAGACGGTGCACGATATCGGCAACATTTCTTTGCCGCTCGACCAACGCGCCGGTTCTTTTTACAAAGTCATTAAAGAGGGGGAAGTCCTGCTGGTTGAAGATATCAGTGAACTTTCTCAGGAATATCATCTACAGCCACCCTGTAACGCCATCAAACAGCTATATTCCAAATCATTTATTATCTGCCCGATTATCGTACGTGGCGAAGTGGTTGGACTCTACGGAATTGATAATTGTTTCAGTGGTAAACCGCTCAATGACAGCGATGCCGATACGGTGAAGTTGTTTGCCGATCAGGTTGCGACGACCCTGACCAAGATCCGGATGATTAACGTGATTGAAACGTTGACCAATGAACTGGAACACACCTTCAAAGAACTGCTCAAGTTTCGCGAGGAACACCGGCGTCTTGATCTCGCGCTTAATCAGGCGACGACCTCAACAGGTGAGGCGATCAGCGAGATATCAGATGCCGCCGGGGTTGTGCACGAGGCGGTTGATGTGACCCGTTCTACAGCCAGTGAAATGTCAGCAACGATTGAGGAAGTTTCAGAAAATCTGGGACGACTGACAGATTGTGTTGATAAATCAATCTCAGCGATGACTGAAATCTCCGCGACAATCAAGTCGGTGGAAGAGAACAGCTCTCGCTCTCACGATATGTCACAAACCGTCATGGAACGTGCTGAGGTTGGTGCCCGCGCGGTCACTGATACCCTGACGGGATTACAGGGGATTTCTTCAGCCGTTGAGAGTGCGGTGGCCGCGATTGAACGGCTGCTCGACAAGGGGGATGAAATTGGCAACATTACGACAGTTATCAACGAGATAACGCAAAAAACCAATCTGTTGGCATTAAACGCGGCTATTATCGCCGCGCAGGCCGGTGAACATGGACGTTCTTTTGCGGTTGTTGCCGATGAGGTGCGCAATCTTTCGCTGGAAGCGGCGGATTCAACCGGAGCGATTGAGCAGATCATCTCTGAAATCCAGATGCTGACCCAGGAAACGGTGCACAATATTTCGCAGACCCGCACCCTGGTTAACGACGGGGTCAAGTTTGGTCACGGAATGGAGGAATCGCTCAGGGATATCCTTGACGGTGCCTTTCAAGCGATGAATATGTCGTCGGAAATGAGTGTGGCAACACAGGAAGTTTCGCGCAGTGCTGATTCTGTTTCGCACTCGATCACCGAGCTGGGAGATATGGCCTCACGCATTTCAACGGCTTCACGCGAGCAAACCCTGGCGACCCATAATATTGCTGAAGCGATCGAAGAAATCAAGCGGCTGACTGACGACATGGTTGAGGCAACCGAGATCCAGAAAAGTAATACGCGCGACATTGAATCGGCGGTCGGTTCTGTTAGTTCAATGGTGACCCGAATCTTCTCCGAGATAGAAAATCGACAAAAAGGCAGTTGTAAGATTATCGAAAGTCTGGAGGCTCTGAAAGGGGTAACAGATTAA